A single window of Culicoides brevitarsis isolate CSIRO-B50_1 chromosome 3, AGI_CSIRO_Cbre_v1, whole genome shotgun sequence DNA harbors:
- the LOC134834231 gene encoding early endosome antigen 1-like — MRSQQIVMEDEITKYVSGCNKRSSDNFFKTSVGYEKRIFDTKREMEEKLKKLEKETSEKVEQCKEMERVLKGYKEKLSETQQKIAEERSSAEQDKERLRRRYERKIEDLEEQLKTKNSERKSSDSGSDTGFELVRKLQALKKSLDNGDLSRKSSENEENAGFRTANASFHSVLPEEEPHDINELIEKIDKLINSGNTEFSVNAYEKQITKLEKELAASREQSIVDRQSARQAHLQLWKLEKQISELENEKKTIARRVEYANDKVKAMKEEADGFQLKLENTKELVAVKENVIKDLNHTIRELKHDRQLERNLRINYEKECVRQKSEILEHQAKIKSLEEMLESNTRMLNEVQQKNDDLIAVQDKLKYELEQKMSTCSLANTITADKNRELVTLQRNYDVLRKACAITDKQISELESKLKAEDAARRIDAKKIKELQEIVSKRNTELHSMRRELTEERDARQRAESSAEKLKEELQEARKIREQQTEQALELSKGIKDITNQAMEHEHRIKTLIDQLQSLKSTNSANEKQIMFLKEDNTKILSDLFLAREEIQDLKCQLDDYNLEMNNLMQELNVKEGILMEQKNCQTQMEIKSTSTIAQCKKLIEHLQHEVSKKKKNRTFAEKILGIDPPSSQASSK, encoded by the coding sequence ATGCGTTCACAACAAATTGTAATGGAAGATGAAATCACAAAATACGTCTCTGGCTGCAACAAACGCTCATCAGATAACTTTTTCAAGACAAGCGTCGGCTACGAAAAACGAATTTTCGACACAAAACGCGAAATGGaggaaaaactgaaaaaactcGAGAAGGAAACTTCCGAAAAAGTCGAACAATGCAAGGAAATGGAGCGCGTTCTCAAGggatacaaagaaaaattgtcagaaacgCAACAAAAAATCGCCGAGGAACGTTCTTCAGCGGAACAGGACAAAGAAAGGCTCCGTCGTCGCTACGAACGAAAGATAGAAGATCTCGAGGAGcagttaaaaacaaaaaattccgaGAGAAAATCCTCAGATTCGGGCTCCGACACCGGATTTGAGCTCGTTCGAAAGCTCCAAGCGCTCAAAAAAAGCTTAGATAACGGAGATTTGAGTCGCAAATCAtccgaaaatgaagaaaacgcAGGATTTCGAACCGCAAATGCGAGTTTTCACTCCGTGCTGCCCGAAGAAGAGCCCCATGACATCAACGAATTGATTGAAAAGATCGATAAACTCATAAATTCGGGAAATACGGAATTTAGCGTGAACGCGTACGAGAAACAAATCACAAAACTCGAAAAGGAACTCGCGGCATCGCGCGAACAGAGCATTGTCGATCGTCAATCAGCGCGTCAGGCACATTTGCAACTCTGGAAACTCGAAAAACAAATAAGCGAAttagaaaatgagaaaaaaacgatCGCCAGACGTGTTGAATATGCCAATGACAAGGTCAAGGCCATGAAAGAAGAAGCGGATGGCTTTCAACTGAAGCTGGAGAACACAAAAGAGCTCGTTGCGGTGAAGGAAAATGTCATCAAAGACCTGAATCACACAATTCGGGAGCTGAAACACGACCGGCAACTCGAAAGAAATCTCCGAATTAACTACGAAAAGGAGTGCGTTCGTCAAAAATCCGAAATTTTGGAGCATCAGGCGAAAATTAAGTCGTTGGAGGAGATGTTAGAGTCAAATACGCGCATGTTGAACGAGGTTCAGCAGAAAAATGACGATTTAATTGCCGTTCAGGACAAACTCAAGTACGAGTTGGAGCAAAAAATGAGCACTTGCAGTCTTGCCAACACAATAACTGCCGACAAAAATCGCGAATTGGTGACTTTGCAACGGAATTACGACGTTTTGCGCAAAGCCTGCGCCATCACCGACAAACAAATCTCCGAACTCGAGTCAAAACTCAAGGCAGAAGATGCCGCACGTCGTATCGacgcgaaaaaaatcaaagaattgCAGGAAATTGTGTCGAAACGCAACACGGAACTGCATTCGATGCGACGCGAACTCACCGAGGAACGCGATGCGCGGCAACGAGCCGAAAGTTCCGCGGAAAAACTCAAAGAAGAGTTGCAAGAAGCACGAAAAATCCGCGAACAACAAACCGAACAAGCCTTGGAGCTGAGCAAAGGTATTAAGGATATCACGAATCAGGCGATGGAACATGAACATCGCATAAAAACCCTCATCGATCAGCTGCAGTCCTTGAAATCGACAAATTCGGCGAACGAAAAGCAAATTATGTTCCTGAAAGAGGACAACACGAAAATTCTCAGCGATCTCTTCCTTGCACGCGAGGAAATCCAAGACCTGAAATGCCAGCTGGACGATTACAACTTGgaaatgaacaatttgatGCAGGAACTGAATGTCAAGGAAGGCATTCTGATGGAGCAGAAAAATTGTCAGACCCAAATGGAGATCAAGTCGACGTCGACAATTGCGcagtgcaaaaaattaattgagcaTTTGCAACATGAGGTgagcaaaaagaagaaaaatcgcaCGTTTGCGGAAAAAATCTTGGGAATTGATCCGCCTTCGAGTCAGGCCAGCAGCAAGTGA
- the LOC134833810 gene encoding carbonic anhydrase 6-like yields MPLWIYFCFLNLFTGLNDANQSWNRSKREAVTLQPYNYRTLGRFGQRNWRTHYPKCGLNNQSPIDIDLKQVKPGDFPTNLRTTNIDTKPLEIEIRNNGYTALVKYFWPCCPPKIYGGPLTDVYEFVGLHFHWGTDDKSGTEHSVDGQHGAMEAHMIFKNERYESKEKALDHNDGLTVFACRFKCDPTAPPFNLLEGVRLVSKWGDTAKSFYPDTVPLTELIGSPDFHYAFYHGGLTTPPCSESVQWIVNLNLIPMNCSQLNYLRAMKDKRELEISGNFREIQKLNNRSVFIS; encoded by the exons ATGCCTCTGTGGATTTACTTTTGCTTTTTGAATCTCTTTACAGGTCTCAATGATGCGAATCAAAGTTGGAATCGCTCAAAGAGAGAAGCAGTAACGTTACAACCTTACAATTACCGAACTCTCGGGCGGTTCGGGCAACGAAATTGGCGAACTCATTATCCGAAATGCGGTTTGAACAATCAAAGTCCGATTGATATCGACTTGAAGCAAGTCAAACCGGGAGATTTTCCGACAAATCTTCGTACGACGAATATTGATACGAAACCTTTGGAAATTGAAATCAGGAATAACGGATATACGGCGttggttaaatatttttggcctTGTTGCCCGCCGAAGATTTATGGAGGACCCTTAACGGATGTTTATGAATTTGTTGGATTGCATTTTCATTGGGGTACGGATGACAAGAGCGGAACAGAACATTCCGTTGATGGGCAACATGGCGCTATGGAAGCTCATATGATCTTTAAGAATGAGAGGTATGAGTCGAAGGAGAAGGCGTTGGATCATAATGATGGATTGACTGTTTTTGCTTGTCGGTTTAAG tgTGATCCAACTGCTCCTCCATTCAATCTTCTCGAAGGAGTTCGTCTTGTTTCAAAATGGGGCGATACAGCAAAGAGTTTCTATCCAGATACAGTTCCCTTAACTGAGTTAATTGGATCTCCTGATTTCCATTATGCTTTCTATCATGGCGGATTAACAACTCCTCCATGTTCTGAAAGTGTTCAATGGATtgtgaatttgaatttaataccAATGAATTGCTCtcaa ttaaaCTATCTCCGTGCCATGAAAGACAAACGTGAACTTGAAATCTCGGGCAATTTTCGCGAAATACAAAAACTCAATAATCGATCAGTTTTCATCTCTTGA